The following nucleotide sequence is from Ignavibacteriales bacterium.
GGCTTCAACAGATACTCGGGACAAAAGTGAGAGTGAATTCTCAGGAAGCGGGACGCGGAGAAATTATAATTGAATTCTATAACAGCGACGATTTAGGAAGGTTATTCGATCTTCTATCGTCAATCGAATCATAGGAAAATATCTCATGAATAAATCTGTCATATTAACAAAAGAAGCTCCTGCCCCAATCGGGCCATACAATCAAGCGATAAAAGCAACCGGTTCATTTTTATTCACAGCGGGTCAAGTACCGATCGATCCCCACGGTGGTCAGGTTGTACAGGGCGACATTAAAACTCAAACGCGTCTCGTGATGAAAAATCTTCAGGCGATTTTGGAAAAAGCCGGATGCTCTTTTGAAAATGTCGTAAAGACAACTGTCTTTTTAAAAGATATGAATGAATTCGCGGGAATGAACGAAGTATATGCCGAATTTTTCAAAGCTGACCCGCCGGCTCGATCGACTGTGGAAGTGGCGCGGTTGCCGCGAGACGTCCGCGTTGAGATCGAAGCGATTGCTTTAGTGAATGAATAAGATGTGTAATATTGCGAAAATAAAATCAATATCATGGTGAGCTTAGTTAATCCTAAGTTTATCGAGGGATCGAACCATGACATTGTGCTAAAGATTTGTGCATCAACAACGTCGGTAAGAATATATTGTTCTATTCTCTTCGTTGCTTTATATTTTTTTATAGGTATTACAAATATCTATTCTCAGTCGGATTCTACAAAAACAACCGCAGATACTTTAACCCAATCAATCTCTCCACCTAATCCTCAATCAACATCCCAAAGTAAATCAGACGAGTTAACGGAATTCCATCCTACGAAATCACCGATGCTCGCGATGGGTCTTTCAGCAATATTCCCCGGTTCAGGCCAAATTTATACAGAAAATTATTGGAAAGTTCCAATCATCTGGGGGGTCGGTGGGTACTGGATTTATGAATGGATCCACCTCAATAATAAATACAAACAATTCCGGTCGGATTATGCCCGAACCGTGAATGAACAAGATTTACGCTTGCGCGATTGGTACCATGATGAGCGCGATAAATTTGCTTGGTTCCTTGGCGCTCTTTATATGTTGAATCTCGTTGATGCCTTTGCAGGTGCACACCTGTACGATTTTAACGTAAGTCCGGATCTCACTCTCGACGGAAGATTAGTACCGAAGGTTGCTGCCACAATCCGGTTAAAATTTTAGCGGGATGAGATTACTTCCGGACAAAGTGTGGGAGTTCGAAAGGAATTTCTAGTGAGAGTTCCACAAGCCCCGAGTATTTTCCATCCGTGTACCATGGCGATTGATAGATAATTTTTTTTATTCCATTTTTCTCTATCGTGTATACATTTCTTCGTTGCGTCTTCAGCAATTCTATCAGTTTCGAGCGTGATGGTTCAGGATGGCATTCGATAAGATTAGTTCCGATTAGCTTTGCACCGCCGTCGGACTCGAATGTTTTTATTGCTTTCTCATTCATTTCAAGAATAATTCCATTCTCATCGCAAACGGTTACCGCCCCGGGGAATTCATTGACCCAGATGTTTGGTTTCATATTAAAGCTTTCTCTAATTCTTGATAAAATAGTTTTTATGAAACATAAAACTCCCCAATAAAAGCGCTCCGCCCATCGCAACATAAATTACCGCAAGATAATGCTTCGGGAAAGAAGAATTACGTACTATTATTCCCGCGCTAACCATAAAGGCAATTAAAAAATATCCTTTCCATGCCGTGAAAGCGAAGATGCAAACGCTATCGGGCAAGGAAAATAAACGGTTGATGTTTTTTCGGGCTACTCTAATGAACATCGTGAAGAAGAATAATAGCGCAAGCGCTGCGCCTAAAAGGAGAATCAGCAAAAGTTGTTCGGTCTCATAATCGTTGAGCCATTCATAAGCCCGCTCAATCAGTATCAAGCCGGCGATACTCCATAAAGAACCGGCGATCAGGAAAAGCCAGCGGCGTGGTACTGCCGGTTTCATCATTGGTATTTAATTCCTTTCGATAACATATCAATAATTTCAGATATCCGCGCTTCACGTGAATTGTTTTTCATTATTGATGAGTAAATAATTTGGTGTTTGTTTTAATTTAATCGGAAAGTTGCCGTTATATGTGGAAGAGGATCCCTGAAGATTAGTGGGACCCTCCTCCAAATAATTCGATTAGACAATATGTTTCCTGAGTTCTCTTTTCAATTTATGTATCTGCTCGCGCACATCGCGTAATTTTTGTGAATCTTTATTTTGCATCGCAAGAGATCGGTCTTGTTTTAAAGCGCGTATCTGCATTTTGATTTTGGTTTTGTTGATGCCGACTGCAACATGGTGGGCATGATCTTCGATTCCAAGAGCATGACAAAGCGCGGGCAATAATTTCTCTTTATGCATAACGCTGTGACCTTTGGTCTCTTCATGGTCTATCCCATCGGCAATATGACGAAGCTGGACTACCGTCATTTTACTTAGTTGTTCGTACGTATAAGACATGATGCTTCTCCTTTAACATTTAACGATAATGAATTGTTCCCTGTTTCAATATCAAGAGATTACATTGTTTGGAATATATGAACAATCGTAAAATGATGCAAATGGGAAGATAGGGTGTGATTTTGTTCGAAATTGAAAGAATTTGAGATAGGATCATATCATTGGAGTTTTGATTTAATGATCGTGTTTCCGGATTACCAAGTTGATTTTTAACTTGACAATTTATAGATTAAATCGTTCCTCATAATCCATCTTGATCTTACAAAAATGCACGGAGACAAAGAAATGGGTATTGATTATAGACGTTCCGCTATTATTTTGGCAATAGTTTTTGTATTTATTCCAACACTACTGTTGGGTCAGGGACAAGATATCCGGCGAGTGCCACCTGCTCCTATCCAACTTGAACAGAATGAAAAGTACGATGGAAAGTATACTCCTTTGAAACCGATGAATCAAACATTTTCCCCCGCATATCATCGTACTTCTGCCGATGGATTTTTTATCTCACAAGTGAATGTTTCCGGTACCGGTGAAAACATTGTCGGCGATGCAGCAAATGAACCTTCTCTCGCAGTAGATCCCACCAATCCGAATAGGATGGCAATCGGTTGGCGGCAATTTAATACTGTCACCAATAACTTCCGGCAAGCAGGTTACGGTTATACAACCAATGCAGGGCATACATGGACATTCCCTGGCATTATAGAGCCGGGAGTATTTCGCTCAGACCCGGTTCTCGACGCTGATGCGAATGGTAATTTCTTTTTTAACAGTCTCACCTTGGACGACTATGGCAACTATTCCTGCGCGGTGTTTAAGTCGGTAGACGGCGGAGCAAATTGGGGATCGAAAACCGATGCCCGTGGCGGGGATAAACAATGGATGATCGCGGATAAAACTGAAAGCATCGGTAAAAATAATTTCTACTCATTTTGGACTTATGCCTATTCAAGTTGTTCACCCGGTTTCTTCACTCGTGGACTCTTAGGGGGACTCATTTACGAAAATTGCATTGAAATTCCATCCAATCCATATTGGGGAACGTTAGACGTAGACAGTAACGGAGTTTTATACGTTGGCGGATGGGGAGGTGGCGATTTTGCTGTAGCGAAGTCTACTACTGCACGTAATATGGAAACACCAACAACATGGGATACGGTGGTTACAGTGGATCTCGATGGTTACATCACTTATGGCACCGATCCTAATCCGGGTGGCTTAGCAGGTCAAACATGGTTGGCAGTGGACAAAACAGGAAACTCCACAAGCGGCAATGTCTATGTGCTCTGTTCCGTTCAACGCAAGTCAACTACTGATCCGTTAGATGTGATGTTTTCACGTAGCACCGACGGAGGTTTAAGTTGGAGCGTACCAGTACGCATTAACGACGATACAAGCTCTACCGCCTGGCAGTGGTTCGGAACAATGTCGGTTGCACCGAACGGACGGATAGATGTTGTTTGGTTAGATACACGCGATAATCCGGGCACAGTTCTTTCATCCCTATACTATTCTTGCTCTGTAGATGGTGGACTTACATGGTCACTGAATAAACGTCTATCAGAATCATTTGATCCCCATCTCGGATGGCCGCAACAGAACAAAATGGGTGATTATTTCCACATGGTATCAGATAGTACTGGTGCAAACCTTGCTTGGGCAGCCACTTTCAATGGAGAACAGGATGTC
It contains:
- a CDS encoding RidA family protein, whose translation is MNKSVILTKEAPAPIGPYNQAIKATGSFLFTAGQVPIDPHGGQVVQGDIKTQTRLVMKNLQAILEKAGCSFENVVKTTVFLKDMNEFAGMNEVYAEFFKADPPARSTVEVARLPRDVRVEIEAIALVNE
- a CDS encoding PAS domain-containing protein, translating into MKPNIWVNEFPGAVTVCDENGIILEMNEKAIKTFESDGGAKLIGTNLIECHPEPSRSKLIELLKTQRRNVYTIEKNGIKKIIYQSPWYTDGKYSGLVELSLEIPFELPHFVRK
- a CDS encoding T9SS type A sorting domain-containing protein, whose translation is MHGDKEMGIDYRRSAIILAIVFVFIPTLLLGQGQDIRRVPPAPIQLEQNEKYDGKYTPLKPMNQTFSPAYHRTSADGFFISQVNVSGTGENIVGDAANEPSLAVDPTNPNRMAIGWRQFNTVTNNFRQAGYGYTTNAGHTWTFPGIIEPGVFRSDPVLDADANGNFFFNSLTLDDYGNYSCAVFKSVDGGANWGSKTDARGGDKQWMIADKTESIGKNNFYSFWTYAYSSCSPGFFTRGLLGGLIYENCIEIPSNPYWGTLDVDSNGVLYVGGWGGGDFAVAKSTTARNMETPTTWDTVVTVDLDGYITYGTDPNPGGLAGQTWLAVDKTGNSTSGNVYVLCSVQRKSTTDPLDVMFSRSTDGGLSWSVPVRINDDTSSTAWQWFGTMSVAPNGRIDVVWLDTRDNPGTVLSSLYYSCSVDGGLTWSLNKRLSESFDPHLGWPQQNKMGDYFHMVSDSTGANLAWAATFNGEQDVYFSWIPEDPRIPNLHQFSVDNHWNIISVPVERTSYLKTDLFPTSISNAFYYHDGGYVPEDTLKSNGAYWLKFGSDEIISITGDSIRTQAFSVQEGWNMIGSVSSPIAVSSITSDPSNLTTSDFWEFNQSYFRVDSILPGKGYWVKVRGTGTLYLSSVTTGNITSRIKIASTDEMPPSPPVLTGEKEIPVTPLTFSLKQNYPNPFNPSTTISYQLPARSHVTLRVFDLLGREVAMLVNRIEESGNKSVVFDASRLLSGVYYYRLQAGNFVDTKKLLLLR